In Rubrivirga marina, the following are encoded in one genomic region:
- a CDS encoding apoptosis inducing factor family protein yields MSDFVRVAAASDLADGEMRQVQADGTDVLLSRVDGVYHACTAFCTHYGAPLATGVLDGTTVVCPWHHAAFDVTSGALCEPPAPDALRSFEVRIDGDNVLVRVPPDADDHGEGIAYRESDGETPAMASASASEDDRVFLLLGAGAAAEACAEALRTEGYRGRIVLVTKETRPPYDRTKLSKAYLAGDAGDDALRLRDGSFYESHGIEVWTDRTVTKLDPDTQTVTFENGNPVTYDAALVATGGTPRRLPVKGADLDGVLLLRSWEDAQDLLRRTEDVASVAVIGASFIGMETASSLRARGVEVTVIGREATPFEAVLGPEVGRVFQTAAEAKGVSFRLGASVERIETVHADPDADTPRRLRVALGDAAVEADLVVLGVGVEPATGFLTKAPFLRDDGGIGVDRHLRAAPGLFAAGDVAVFPEPRLGRPVRIEHWRLAQQHGRTAARNMIAEGDPTMSLVPFESVPFFWTGQFGVSLRYVGHAEDWDEVIVDGSLDDREFVAAYVEDGAVRALAAVGRDQDAAAFHRLLARDAVPSPAAFRSGVDLQQALRDAGER; encoded by the coding sequence ATGTCCGACTTCGTCCGCGTCGCCGCGGCCTCCGACCTCGCCGACGGCGAGATGCGCCAGGTCCAGGCCGACGGCACCGACGTCCTCCTCTCGCGTGTCGACGGCGTCTACCACGCCTGCACCGCCTTCTGCACCCACTACGGCGCGCCCCTCGCGACCGGCGTCCTCGACGGCACGACCGTCGTCTGCCCGTGGCACCACGCGGCGTTTGACGTGACCTCCGGGGCCCTCTGCGAGCCGCCAGCGCCCGACGCCCTCCGCTCGTTCGAGGTCCGCATCGACGGCGACAACGTCCTCGTCCGCGTGCCCCCCGACGCCGACGACCACGGCGAAGGCATCGCCTACCGCGAGAGCGACGGCGAGACGCCAGCCATGGCGAGCGCGAGCGCGTCTGAGGACGACCGCGTGTTCCTCCTCCTCGGCGCCGGGGCCGCCGCCGAGGCCTGCGCCGAGGCGCTCCGCACGGAGGGCTACCGAGGGCGGATCGTCCTCGTGACGAAGGAGACGCGCCCGCCGTACGACCGGACCAAGCTGTCGAAGGCCTACCTCGCGGGCGACGCGGGCGACGACGCGCTCCGCCTCCGCGACGGCTCGTTCTACGAGAGCCACGGGATCGAGGTCTGGACCGACCGGACCGTCACCAAGCTCGACCCGGACACGCAGACGGTCACGTTCGAGAACGGCAACCCCGTCACGTACGACGCCGCGCTCGTCGCCACGGGCGGCACGCCGCGGCGGCTGCCGGTCAAGGGCGCCGACCTCGACGGCGTACTCCTGCTCCGGTCGTGGGAGGACGCCCAGGACCTCCTCCGCCGAACGGAGGACGTCGCGTCCGTCGCCGTCATCGGCGCGTCCTTTATCGGAATGGAGACCGCGTCGTCGCTCCGCGCGCGGGGCGTGGAGGTCACCGTGATTGGGCGGGAGGCGACGCCGTTCGAAGCCGTCCTCGGCCCGGAGGTCGGGCGCGTGTTCCAGACGGCGGCCGAGGCGAAGGGCGTCTCGTTCCGCCTCGGCGCGTCCGTCGAGCGGATCGAGACGGTCCACGCCGACCCCGACGCCGACACGCCGCGCCGCCTCCGAGTCGCCCTCGGCGACGCCGCCGTCGAGGCGGACCTCGTCGTGCTCGGCGTCGGGGTCGAGCCCGCGACCGGCTTTCTGACGAAGGCCCCGTTCCTCCGCGACGACGGCGGGATCGGCGTCGACCGGCACCTCCGTGCGGCGCCCGGCCTGTTCGCGGCGGGCGACGTAGCGGTCTTCCCCGAGCCCCGGCTCGGCCGCCCCGTCCGCATCGAGCACTGGCGCCTCGCCCAGCAGCACGGCCGGACGGCCGCCCGCAACATGATCGCCGAGGGCGACCCGACCATGTCGCTCGTCCCGTTCGAGAGCGTCCCGTTCTTCTGGACCGGCCAGTTCGGCGTCAGCCTCCGCTACGTCGGCCACGCCGAGGACTGGGACGAGGTGATCGTCGACGGCTCGCTCGACGACCGCGAGTTCGTGGCGGCCTACGTCGAGGACGGCGCCGTTCGCGCGCTCGCGGCGGTCGGGCGCGACCAGGACGCCGCGGCGTTCCATCGGCTCCTCGCGCGCGACGCCGTCCCGTCGCCCGCGGCGTTCCGCTCCGGCGTCGATCTCCAGCAGGCCCTCCGCGACGCGGGCGAGCGCTGA